The Juglans microcarpa x Juglans regia isolate MS1-56 chromosome 2D, Jm3101_v1.0, whole genome shotgun sequence DNA window ctaattttaagctaagtctaacatccaaacacccaactctcaaatcattaactcatctcaactcaaaacctctttgcatgtgggatccacaacctttttcaactcaacacctctttacacgcgggactcaacctttttcaacttttcataaatacatctaaattcatcttaaaatccaaacacatctaaactcatcttaggtgggccccacaaaactccactatttcaactcacttctattcataaagaactcaactcatctcaactcaactcaacatccaaacagggccttagttttcttttccttcactttCTCAACAGCTGAGCAATGTCAAGCACACTTTAAAGATGCAAATATAAGGGGTAGTAACGGAAacctattttgtttttaaaagatgaaCTATATTTCTACCTTGCAGGTCTTGGTGGCTTTCTTCTGAGCCAAAAGGTTCTTTTGTCCGATATTTTAGTGGCTTCCTTCAAGTTTCCTTCGAAGCTATACAGCCATGACGAAGAACTCCATGATAGAGCCGAAGCTGTGAATGCCATTGTCACACTAAAGCCTGTCTCTCTGTTTGTATCTAATTGGTGTTTATGATCATATTGCTTTTGTTACACAAAGACAAGACCGGGGTGACTATGATTTGCTTTTTAACATTTTGACCTCCTTCCAAGACAAACTACAATGTTTTCCGCCTTCATGTTTTGAATTACACCATCAACTTCATGTTTGCTTGTCTCTCCCATCTCTGTAAGTTCTAAATTTTATAGTAACTTCTTCCTGATATCTAATTAGCTGGGTGCAAGTGTGAAATAAAACGATTACTTATACTATGCAACATCGTTATCAAGGAAAAGTTATTCATTGCTGTAACATGCTTTCCATGGTATTCGGTAGTTTTAACTATATTTAGAAGTGATGGAGAGAACTTACTTCCAATATGTTTtatctggaaaatatttttatttttggctggatccctttcttttctttgtaaCATCAATTTCTTGTATGCATATTTCTTTCAAAGTAATTGCATATCCATCGGCTAACAAAAGCATTGAATAAAACTGATCAATCCTTGTTTTGCAGACTGGTGTCGAGAGTGGCATTGCTGATCAGATTATTACAACCCAAAATCCCAGAACCACAAACAAGAACAGTGAAAATAAGATAGCCAATCtgagaatttcttttttcttgtttataagTAGCAAATCTGAGAAAGCTAGAGATCTTTTCACGAACATGTGGTCTGCAGATTTGAAAGCAGCACTAGGCCAGAGACTCAACTTAGAGGGCATTGTTTCTTCGGCTATGGTGGTTGTAAAGGACAGGCACATGGCACTTCCGCATGTCTCCGTGCCTGACATAAGATACATTGATTGGATTGAGCTGCACAGGAGGGGTTTCAAGGGTGTTGTATTTGATAAGGATAATACTCTTACTGCACCTTACTCTTTAAAATTGTGGGGCCCTCTTTGTTCGTCACTTGAGCTGTGTAAATCGGTTTTTGGCCCAGAAATTGCAGTGTTCAGCAATTCGGCAGGTAAATTTTGGCATTACACACCTGCAAATTgtgctttatttttattcagGTGCTTCTATTTTTTGCTAACATCATTGTGTTACGTTGTTCATTTAATGGTTTAGGGCTGTATGAgtatgacattgatggttcaaaAGCTAGGGAGCTTGAGGGGGTAATTGGAATCAAAGTAATAATGCATAGTGAGTGTTTCCTTCTCCTATTTACACTGAAATAGAAGTTTCCTTTTCAGTGTTAATCAGAAATTGTGCATCCATGTTATATACCTACCATGTTCTATAGCTTTATATAATGCTGGGCTCATTTTGAGCAGAAATAGCAACTCAGATTTTAAAACATTGGGCATTTTAAACTTACATCAGTTCCCTGCTAATACATTGGCATGCCAGTGTTATttcattgatattttatttcaaaaatgcCAATATTACATTACATTGATGTGAGCATCTATATGTTGTGCTCTAGAGGTGAAGAAACCAGCTGGAAGGGCTGAAGAAATTGAGAATCACTTCGGCTGTAAATCCTCACAACTTATCATGGTACATAAAAGAATTTGCTGAACAGCTTTAATATATGgcttcattttttcatttagaAGGATAATTATAGCATCATTATATGTGTGGCAGGTGGGTGACCGGCCATTTACAGATATCGTTTATGGAAACCGAAATGGATTTCTGACTATTCTAACTGAACCTTTAAGTCTCGCTGAGGAGCCATTCATTGTTAGGCAGGTTGGTTTTCCTTCTAGATTGATTTCCTCTCTGTTTCCTTCCGAGGAACTTGCTATAAAATTCttgcaagaagaaaggaatCTAAAGTTGGACATTGCCAATGAGCCGGCTGATGTATTGTATAGTCCTGACTTCTTTCATTGTCCCTGGTACTGGCATGTAAGCAAGTTTTACACAGCATATGATGTCTGTTTATGGTGGCCATGTTCTTTTACACCACTCATATGTTTAGTAATTAACCTTATTGGGACATTTAATACACCTATATTTTGACCATATGCTCTATTGCAATGGAGGTTAGTGCTTATGAGGGTTTTGAAGTTGATAGGTCGGTAGGAGTTACAGAAATAAGTAGCTTAGACTTATTTGCTGAAATAAGTTGAGAGTATTTGCTTAGAAGTTGACCTGAGGGTAGGAGGTTTCAGGGTATAAAAGTTGGGTTTctcgatttttaaaaataaatgaaatacaCATTTTTAAAAGGTTAGAGAATGCATAGAATGGGAATATGGAATCAAAGATAATGGTAAGAGATCATAGACTAAAATTGAATACGAACACTCAATTCTGCTTTGTAGAAAAGAAGGAAATCTTAATGTCAGCGT harbors:
- the LOC121250309 gene encoding phosphatidylglycerophosphate phosphatase 1, chloroplastic/mitochondrial isoform X1; this translates as MWSADLKAALGQRLNLEGIVSSAMVVVKDRHMALPHVSVPDIRYIDWIELHRRGFKGVVFDKDNTLTAPYSLKLWGPLCSSLELCKSVFGPEIAVFSNSAGLYEYDIDGSKARELEGVIGIKVIMHTSICCALEVKKPAGRAEEIENHFGCKSSQLIMVGDRPFTDIVYGNRNGFLTILTEPLSLAEEPFIVRQVRKLETALVKHWFRRGLKPTSHILLSDAMLCVKNTPSS
- the LOC121250309 gene encoding phosphatidylglycerophosphate phosphatase 1, chloroplastic/mitochondrial isoform X2, translating into MWSADLKAALGQRLNLEGIVSSAMVVVKDRHMALPHVSVPDIRYIDWIELHRRGFKGVVFDKDNTLTAPYSLKLWGPLCSSLELCKSVFGPEIAVFSNSAGLYEYDIDGSKARELEGVIGIKVIMHKVKKPAGRAEEIENHFGCKSSQLIMVGDRPFTDIVYGNRNGFLTILTEPLSLAEEPFIVRQVRKLETALVKHWFRRGLKPTSHILLSDAMLCVKNTPSS